A part of Chloroflexota bacterium genomic DNA contains:
- a CDS encoding glutamate racemase, producing the protein MIGVFDSGVGGLSVLREIWAQLPDESTLYFADTAHCPYGSRSAKEIRDLAVRITDFLVQRGAQVVVVACNTASAAALHHLRERFSVPIVGMEPAVKPAAERTRAGKVGVIATPVTFQGELFARLLERYANGVEVLTQVCPGLVQQVEAGKLDDPETDRLLRLYLEPMVGAGVDSLVLGCTHYPFLREAIARLVGPHVDIIDPAPAVARQTARVLEQHGLRTVGRGPALRLFYTSGDPRAFEGIAARLLGVPVHVEGTRNRESRE; encoded by the coding sequence GTGCTGCGCGAAATCTGGGCGCAACTGCCCGACGAGAGCACCCTCTACTTCGCCGACACGGCCCACTGCCCCTACGGTTCGCGCAGCGCCAAGGAGATCCGCGACCTGGCCGTGCGCATCACCGACTTTCTCGTCCAACGCGGCGCGCAGGTTGTCGTCGTGGCGTGCAACACCGCATCGGCCGCCGCGCTCCACCATCTGCGCGAGCGGTTCTCCGTGCCCATCGTCGGCATGGAGCCGGCGGTGAAGCCTGCGGCCGAACGCACCCGCGCCGGCAAAGTGGGCGTTATCGCCACGCCCGTAACATTTCAGGGCGAACTCTTCGCGCGCCTGCTGGAGCGGTATGCCAACGGGGTGGAGGTGCTCACGCAGGTTTGCCCCGGCCTGGTGCAGCAGGTGGAAGCGGGGAAACTGGACGATCCGGAGACCGACCGTCTGCTGCGGCTGTACCTGGAGCCGATGGTGGGGGCGGGGGTTGACTCGCTGGTGCTGGGGTGTACGCACTACCCGTTTCTGCGGGAGGCCATCGCGCGCCTCGTGGGGCCGCACGTGGACATCATAGACCCCGCGCCCGCCGTAGCCCGCCAGACGGCTCGGGTGCTGGAACAGCATGGGCTGCGCACGGTCGGACGCGGCCCCGCCCTGCGCCTTTTCTACACGTCCGGCGACCCGCGTGCGTTTGAGGGTATTGCGGCGCGGCTACTGGGCGTCCCCGTCCATGTCGAAGGGACGAGGAACCGCGAATCGCGAGAATAA